CTTTCTTCCAATAGCACCGTacgggaaaaaaaaagaaaaaaaggaaagaaagaaagaaacagaggcGCAAAAGAATAAAATATGACTCTGAATTTCAATAGGCCTTGAAATTtgcaatctatcaacaacatatTTCGGATCGACCCAAATCTCCCCCAGTCCTTTCAGTTCCTTTTCTTTCTCACTCATCATGGAGCTCTCTTCCCTTTCACCGCTTCCTCTCTGTAATACGAAATTCTATGCTTCCCATTTACGTATTTGTATTATTCTTTGtatgtattaatttttattttcattttccagGTTACCCAAAGCCCAGTAGTTCTTCTACCGTGTCTTTCTTGCcggtaattttcatttttttttgtttgggtgCAATCTGTTTGATTCCGTTGAAAATAAAGGCTGAAGTTGACTGAACTTCGCGATTTCTTAATTGTGGGAAAATAAGCTTTTTCACCGAACTTATCAGCTATTCTTTTTATTTGCTTGATCGTTTTCAATTtgaaatgatttcatcaattttCCGTCTTTAAAAGAAAATATGTGTGCTATAATTAGAGatagtttaaaaattttgagatttttttttctttttttcctttatattCCTTAATGATTTGCTTTATGACCGTGTTCTTAATATATATTGTCTAATGCAGTTTTCTGATCGAACAAGAGCTTATTTTGGCTACTCTGTGAGTAAACGGGCAACTTTGAGAAATTCATGTAACTGTAAGATAATTTTTACTAAGACCAtgttatttattcttgatagaTGCTGCAACGCGTGGATGCACTGTAAAATTTTTGCAAAGAgattatttgttcatttagaatCTTTTTGGGGTACATTAATGGATTCTTTTATTGGGTTTAAATTGTTCTTGTAATCCCGTCTAAATGGTTATTTGATGGTGGATGCCAAGTTAGGAGGTTGGTATTTCATTGTGTATATAAGTATTCTTTCCTTATGGATCTTTACATTATTAgcttttcctcttttattttggCAGCTGCTCAAAAAAACTTTTTGCATATTTCAAGGGCGCATGATCACGAACCTCGGTGTTATTTTAGTCCAAATGAGGGTTTAAATAGATATTGCATTAGTAAATTATATAACCTGAACAAATTGTCCAGATATGTTGTAGCGAAATCTGAACTTGCTGGGGCTGGAACACCTGATGCTTCCTATTCTTTATCAGGTTTTCATGGAAAGCTACTCAGTCATTGATCTATTTAAGTTTTCTTCTTTTTAGCTCATGCCCCTCACAATTTTATATTATCATCAATTTTTAAAATGCAGAAGTTAAACTATCTTTGAAAGTTAGAGGAGTATGCTTTTATGCTGTCACGGCAATGGCAGCTATTTCGCTTATTGGGTTTATGATAGTGGCACATCCCTTTGTGCTCTTATTTGATCGCTACAGAAGAAAAGCTCAGCATTTTGTTGCCAAACTTTGGGCTGCAGCAACTGTTGCTCCGTTCTTTAAAATCGAGTATGAAGGATTGGAGAATTTGCCTTCACATGATGCTCCTGCCGTATATGTTTCCAATCACCAGAGTTTTCTAGATATCTATACACTTCTAACTCTTGGAAGAAGCTTCAAGTTCATCAGCAAGACTGCCATATTTCTTTTTCCCATTATTGGGTGGGCCATGTCTATGATGGGGACAATTCCATTAAAGCGCATGGACAGCAGAAGCCAGTTGGTATTCCCTTTTCACCTTTTCTGTTATCATTCTTTAGATTGCAATATAGGATCGATCTGTTTAACATGTATACTTTAGATGGCAATATAGGATTAATCTATTGTAATATTATCTTTTAGCTTCGGCCTTTGCAGGTTtggtttatttctttttcctGTAGTATGGGTTTGAATTCTATTATTGTTGTGCATGTAGGAGTGTCTTAAGAGATGTATGGATCTCATCGGGAATGGTGCCTCTGTTTTTTTCTTTCCAGAAGGCACACGGAGTAAGGATGGGAAGTTAGGTGATTTCAAGGTGAGATCATACTAGAATTCTCATTGTATGTTCGGTTGATTAAGCTGTTGTCGGAAATCAGGAAGATGTAATAATGCCACTACTTATTAAAAGCTAACTGTTTTATCTTGATTCAAATTGGCAGAAAGGTGCATTCAGTGTTGCAGCAAAAACTAGGGTGCCTATCGTTCCTATAACCTTAATTGGCACAGGCGGAATCATGCCTGCAGGAATGGAGGGTGTCGTAAATTCAGGATCTGTGAAAGTTATTATTCATAAACCGATCAAAGAAAATGATCCTGAAATATTACGCCAAATAGCTAGAAACACGATTTTAGATACACTTAAGCTTCGATGCTGAGAAAGTGGCCACTGTGACATCTTTTGGTTTTATGGTTCATACTTAATCCTTTATTGCTGATTTGAGGAACATGGTAGGAAGGTACAAAATGTCACCCTTCACCGTAATCGTACTTGTTatgttattttatgattttgCACCCCCTCCCCCCCCCATCTTTCTGGTTTtagaactttttatatttttctttcgaAAAAAGGGACGACTCAGTCCCTGTTGAATTTGGATCAAGGTTGTACTTTCAGAAGTTAGTGAATAGATTGACAAAAAGTGTTTGACATCAATATGTTGTGTTTTTTCCTTGAAGTATATGATTTCTTATTTGTTGAACCATCTCTCTGCAGGTTTTATAATTCCAAATTAGCACCGTTTTAGTAATATGTGATCGGTTACTGGCTTTATTTGCATCCATTTCACACGTAACGGACTTGGAGGGATCTCGTGTTTGTGGCAGATGATTTTATGCGGTCGCAACGCTAACAGTTTAACAATGGAGTTGGCCAAACTACAGCTTGAAGTTGGCATCAAAATGTTTCTGTTCATATCATGTATTGCATTTCCAGATATTGTATGGGAAAGTCCCAACACAAAATTTTGCTGTCCCTTGATAGAA
The genomic region above belongs to Gossypium hirsutum isolate 1008001.06 chromosome D05, Gossypium_hirsutum_v2.1, whole genome shotgun sequence and contains:
- the LOC107906892 gene encoding 1-acyl-sn-glycerol-3-phosphate acyltransferase BAT2, chloroplastic isoform X2; translation: MELSSLSPLPLCYPKPSSSSTVSFLPFSDRTRAYFGYSVSKRATLRNSCNSAQKNFLHISRAHDHEPRCYFSPNEGLNRYCISKLYNLNKLSRYVVAKSELAGAGTPDASYSLSEVKLSLKVRGVCFYAVTAMAAISLIGFMIVAHPFVLLFDRYRRKAQHFVAKLWAAATVAPFFKIEYEGLENLPSHDAPAVYVSNHQSFLDIYTLLTLGRSFKFISKTAIFLFPIIGWAMSMMGTIPLKRMDSRSQLECLKRCMDLIGNGASVFFFPEGTRSKDGKLGDFKKGAFSVAAKTRVPIVPITLIGTGGIMPAGMEGVVNSGSVKVIIHKPIKENDPEILRQIARNTILDTLKLRC
- the LOC107906892 gene encoding 1-acyl-sn-glycerol-3-phosphate acyltransferase BAT2, chloroplastic isoform X3, which codes for MDLYIISFSSFILAAAQKNFLHISRAHDHEPRCYFSPNEGLNRYCISKLYNLNKLSRYVVAKSELAGAGTPDASYSLSGFHEVKLSLKVRGVCFYAVTAMAAISLIGFMIVAHPFVLLFDRYRRKAQHFVAKLWAAATVAPFFKIEYEGLENLPSHDAPAVYVSNHQSFLDIYTLLTLGRSFKFISKTAIFLFPIIGWAMSMMGTIPLKRMDSRSQLECLKRCMDLIGNGASVFFFPEGTRSKDGKLGDFKKGAFSVAAKTRVPIVPITLIGTGGIMPAGMEGVVNSGSVKVIIHKPIKENDPEILRQIARNTILDTLKLRC
- the LOC107906892 gene encoding 1-acyl-sn-glycerol-3-phosphate acyltransferase BAT2, chloroplastic isoform X1, with amino-acid sequence MELSSLSPLPLCYPKPSSSSTVSFLPFSDRTRAYFGYSVSKRATLRNSCNSAQKNFLHISRAHDHEPRCYFSPNEGLNRYCISKLYNLNKLSRYVVAKSELAGAGTPDASYSLSGFHEVKLSLKVRGVCFYAVTAMAAISLIGFMIVAHPFVLLFDRYRRKAQHFVAKLWAAATVAPFFKIEYEGLENLPSHDAPAVYVSNHQSFLDIYTLLTLGRSFKFISKTAIFLFPIIGWAMSMMGTIPLKRMDSRSQLECLKRCMDLIGNGASVFFFPEGTRSKDGKLGDFKKGAFSVAAKTRVPIVPITLIGTGGIMPAGMEGVVNSGSVKVIIHKPIKENDPEILRQIARNTILDTLKLRC
- the LOC107906892 gene encoding 1-acyl-sn-glycerol-3-phosphate acyltransferase BAT2, chloroplastic isoform X5, translated to MVDAKLGAAQKNFLHISRAHDHEPRCYFSPNEGLNRYCISKLYNLNKLSRYVVAKSELAGAGTPDASYSLSEVKLSLKVRGVCFYAVTAMAAISLIGFMIVAHPFVLLFDRYRRKAQHFVAKLWAAATVAPFFKIEYEGLENLPSHDAPAVYVSNHQSFLDIYTLLTLGRSFKFISKTAIFLFPIIGWAMSMMGTIPLKRMDSRSQLECLKRCMDLIGNGASVFFFPEGTRSKDGKLGDFKKGAFSVAAKTRVPIVPITLIGTGGIMPAGMEGVVNSGSVKVIIHKPIKENDPEILRQIARNTILDTLKLRC
- the LOC107906892 gene encoding 1-acyl-sn-glycerol-3-phosphate acyltransferase BAT2, chloroplastic isoform X4, with protein sequence MVDAKLGAAQKNFLHISRAHDHEPRCYFSPNEGLNRYCISKLYNLNKLSRYVVAKSELAGAGTPDASYSLSGFHEVKLSLKVRGVCFYAVTAMAAISLIGFMIVAHPFVLLFDRYRRKAQHFVAKLWAAATVAPFFKIEYEGLENLPSHDAPAVYVSNHQSFLDIYTLLTLGRSFKFISKTAIFLFPIIGWAMSMMGTIPLKRMDSRSQLECLKRCMDLIGNGASVFFFPEGTRSKDGKLGDFKKGAFSVAAKTRVPIVPITLIGTGGIMPAGMEGVVNSGSVKVIIHKPIKENDPEILRQIARNTILDTLKLRC